AATGGCCGCGATAATGTTGCCGTGCGTTTTCATATCCATCCGTCGGTGGAAATCTCGTTTGATGAAAACGGGCTGATAAATCTAAGTGCTCCGCACGACGACACATGGGCTTTCTCTTGCTTTGAAGTGGCTCCGCAGCTGGAGGACAGCATCTTCTTTGCTGGTTTCCGCGGACCTGTGACATCAAAGCAAATCGTACTCTCGTTCCCGGCACACGAACTGCCGGAAGTGAACTGGCAATTCAGCCGTGTTGCCATCGGAAGCTATACCTAGCTCATAAAGCTTCGATCTCTGGCTTTTAGGGTATGATTCACGTCTCAGCTGTGCTAACTCGCCATCGTCCCACCCTTCCTGAACGCAAAACGCTTCAGCAACGAAGAGACCGTTTCCTATGGCTGTCAGCTCCAAGCATATTCCCGCTCCCGATCTTCATCGGGTGCGCCGCGCCCTTCTTTCCGTGTCCGACAAGACCGGTCTCATCGATTTCGCTAAGGCACTTCATGCCCACGGCGTTGAAATTCTCTCGACCGGCGGCACCGCCAAGTCGATTGCCGCCGAAGGCATTCCTGTAAAAGACGTTTCGGAAGTTACCGGCTTCCCGGAAATCATGGACGGGCGCGTAAAAACTCTGCATCCATCGGTTCACGGCGGCCTGCTTGCAGTGCGCAACGACCCTGAACATGTTGCGGCGATGGAAGCCCACGGTATTGGCGGCATCGATCTGGCCGTCATTAATCTCTACCCATTTGAAGAAGTCCGCTTCAAGGGCGGCGACTACGACACCACTGTCGAAAACATCGACATTGGTGGACCGGCCATGATCCGCGCCTCGGCAAAGAACCACGCCTATGTCGCAACCGTTGTCGATCCGGCTGACTATGCAGACGTTGTAACTGAACTCGAAAAGAACGAAGGCTCGCTGCCGATCTCTTTCCGCAAAAAGCTCGCAGCCAAGGCATTTTCACGCACAGCCGCTTATGATGCTGCTATTTCCAACTGGTTTGCCGAAGCAATCAATGATGAAACCCCAACCTATCGCTCGGTTGCAGGCAAGCTGCACTCCGTCATGCGCTATGGTGAAAACCCACATCAGACCGCGGGCTTTTATCTGACGGGCGAACAGCGTCCGGGCGTGGCCACAGCAACCCAGCTTCAGGGCAAGCAACTTTCCTATAACAACATCAACGACACCGATGCAGCTTTTGAGCTCGTAGCCGAGTTTGACCCAGCCCGCACCGCAGCCGTTGCCATCATCAAGCACGCCAATCCATGCGGTGTTGCGGAAGCCGCCACCATCAAGGAAGCCTATCTCAAGGCGCTCGCTTGCGATCCAGTTTCGGCCTTTGGTGGTATTGTTGCGCTCAACAAGACACTTGATGAAGCCGCCGCTGAAGAAATCGTCAAAATCTTCACCGAAGTCATCATCGCACCGGACGCGACCGAAGGCGCACAGGCGATCGTTGCAGCCAAGAAGAACCTGCGTCTGCTGGTAACGGGCGGTCTGCCTGATCCGCGCGCCAAGGGCATTGCAGCGAAAACCGTTGCAGGCGGCCTGCTGGTGCAGTCACGCGACAACGGCAATGTCGATGACCTTGATCTCAAGGTCGTCACCAAGCGGAGCCCGAGCGAAGCCGAACTCAACGACATGAAGTTCGCTTTCCGCGTTGGCAAGCATGTGAAGTCGAACGCCATTGTTTACGTCAAGGATGGCGCAACAGTCGGCATCGGCGCAGGCCAGATGAGCCGCGTGGACTCGGCCCGTATCGCAGCGCGTAAGGCAGAAGATGCAGCAGAAGCAGCCGGTCTTGCTGAGCCGCTGACCAAGGGCTGCGTTGTTGCATCCGACGCGTTCTTCCCGTTTGCTGACGGTTTGCTGTCTGCTGTTCAGGCAGGCGCCACTGCGGTTATCCAGCCGGGCGGCTCGATGCGTGACGATGAAGTGATTGCAGCTGCTGACGAGCATGGCATTGCCATGGTGATGACTGGTATGCGTCACTTCCGCCATTAATTTCAGCAACTGCTGAAACAATTTTTAGCCCCCACAACTTCGGTGTTGCGGGGGCTATTTCTTTGCATTCATATCACTTTCGTTTAAGTTCAGTTTAGACTGCAATGAAACGCGGAGGAGCATTTTTAATGACACAGTTCGTCGGTTCTATCGATCAGGGAACCACCAGTTCGCGTTTCATTATTTTTGATAGAAACGGCAATATTGTCGCCATGGATCAGCGCGAACATGAGCAGATCTATCCCAAGGCTGGCTGGGTTGAGCACAATGCCAATGAAATCTGGCGCAACACGCAGCATGTCATCGGCGAAACACTGAAGAAAGCGAAGCTCGAGGCTTCCGATATTGCATCCGTAGGCATTACCAATCAACGCGAAACAACGCTGCTGTGGGACAGGAAGACCGGCGCGCCGCTTTACAATGCCATTGTCTGGATGGACACCCGCACGGACGAACTGGTCGATCATTTTGTCAAAGATGGTGGCGCAGATCGCCTGCGCGATAAGACCGGACTGCCAATTTCGACTTATTTCTCCGGCCTTAAACTGCGCTGGATACTTGATAATATTCCGGGAGCGCGTGAAAAGGCAGAAGCAGGCGATGCGCTGTTCGGCACGATGGATAGCTGGCTTGTCTGGAATCTCACCGGCGGCACAAATGGCGGCATTCACATCACTGATGTAACCAATGCGTCACGCACGCAGTTGATGGACTTGTCTACGCTCAAATGGGACGGTGAAATCTTGCAGCTGTTCGGTATTCCCGCGGCTTGTCTGCCGGAAATTCGTTCGTCCAGCGAAGTCTATGGCGAGATTACCCTGCCCGCGCTTGTCAGTGTGAAGCTTGCAGGCATTCTGGGCGATCAGCAGGCAGCCCTTTTCGGTCAGGCCTGCCTTGAGCCGGGCGAAGCCAAGAACACCTATGGCACCGGCTGCTTCATGTTGATGAATACAGGGGAGAAGCTGGTTCCATCCACCTATGGACTTCTCACGACTGTTGCATATCAGCTTGGTGAACAAAAGCCAGTCTATGCGCTGGAAGGCTCGATTGCCATCACCGGCGCACTGGTGCAATGGCTGCGCGATAATCTTGGCATTATCAAAGCCAGCGCTGACATTGAAACACTGGCGCGCACAGTCGAAGACAATGGCGATGTCTATTTCGTCCCGGCCTTCTCCGGCCTTTATGCACCGCATTGGGAAGATTCCGCACGCGGCGTCATTGCTGGCCTGACACGCTTTGCAAATAAAGGTCACATCGCCCGCGCCGCCCTTGAAGCAAGTGCCTATCAGGTGCGCGAAGTGCTGGAAGCCATGGCCAAGGATTCAGGTGTAGAGATCACTGAACTGCGCGCTGATGGCGGCATGACCATCAACGAACTGCTTATGCAGTTTCAGTCTGATATTCTGAATGTTCCGGTCGTGCGTCCGAAGATCATCGAAACCACTTCCCTGGGTGCAGCTTATGCGGCTGGGCTTGCGGTCGGCTATTGGAAGTCGACCAACGACATTATTGAGAACTGGCAGGTCGGCCAGCGCTGGCATCCAAAGATGACGGCAAAGGAACGCACCAGTCTGTTCAACGCGTGGGAGAAGGCCGTGCAGCGGTCTCTCAACTGGGTCGATTAGAACATAATCCGACCGGAGTGGAACGAGGATCGATAAGATTATGCTTAAAGTAAAAGGTTTTAGAGCGCCGATCTGATTCAATCAGATCGAAACGGGCTCTAAAACGAAGGCTCTCGTAACAAACCAAACTTGAAAACGATTAATGATTATCGACAGCCGGTGAGTAAATCCGCTCACCGGGCGGCTTTTTAGTACCTAAATTATTTTCTCGGAGTAGATGATGAGTAATGGTTTTATCGGCGAATTTCTTGGCACAATGGTACTTATCCTGTTGGGCGATGGCGTGGTTGCAAACGTGCTTCTTGCAAAATCCAAAGGCCAGAATTCCGGCTGGATCGTCATTACCGCAGGCTGGGGCTTTGCGGTTCTCTGCGGTGTGATGGTTGGAGTTGCAGCTGGCAGTGCAGGTCATCTAAACCCTGCAGTGACGCTTGCCTTTTTTGCGGCCGGTAGTTTTCCGGCGGCTAACGTAGCGCCCTATATTGCGGCGCAGATGCTTGGTGCTTTCGCAGGTGCCGTGCTCGTCTATCTCGCTTATCTGCCCCACTGGAAACCAACGGAAGACAAAGGCCTCAAGCTCGGCGTCTTCTGCACCGGACCTGCCATCCGCAATCTTCCGGCCAATTGCCTCGCAGAGATCATTGGCACTTTCGTGTTGGTATTCGTTGTCATTGCCATTGGGGCAAAGGCCGTCGGTGCAACAGGCGTCCTTGGACCACTGATGGTCGGCCTGCTTGTATGGGCACTTGGTGTTTCACTGGGCGGCCCCACCGGCTATGCGATCAATCCGGCACGCGATCTCGGACCACGCATCGCCCACGCATTGCTGCCCATTCCGGGAAAAGGCAGCTCGGACTGGTCCTATGCATGGATTCCAGTTGCAGCGCCGATCATCGGCGGCCTTCTCGCGATTACATGCGCCAAAGCTGCAGGCATGATGTGAACTATAGGGCGCAGCGTCATCGCTGCGCCCCATATTCAAACATGCTCAGCCGGATAGGGCGTGGCTTTGGCCAGCAGAAAACCTGCACCAAATAACACGACCAACACCGACATGCCGAGCGCTGCCGATCCGCTAAGCGCTGTAACAGTCGCCACCAGAAATGGTCCAATAAAGCTGGTGGCGCGCCCTGCCAGCGCATAAATGCCAAAATAACGGCCTGACTCTTCAGGCTTAATGCTGCGCGCAAACCACGACCGCGATGATGCCTGCACAGGCCCGAATGCGGCTCCAATCATCAACCCGTAGATCAGATAAGCGTGCTCGGCAGGTGTTGCGAACAAGCCTTTCGCATCAGTCGGCGCGAATGAAATTAAGCCAAACATCGTATAGTCATGGCCCGTCGATACAATCCCAAGAGACGCTATAAATAGCAGGACAATCGATCCTAGAACCACAACCTTTGATCCCACCCGCGTATCCAGTTTGCTTGCAATCAGACAGCTAAAAATAGCCATCACGTTCAGGATCATGCCAAACAGACCAATTTCGGTGATAGACCAGCTGAATAGCACTGCCGCATAACCAGCTCCGAGCGCCAGCAGCGCATTGACGCCATCCTGATAAACCATACGTGCAATCAGGAAGCGGACGATACCCGGACGTCTGCGAACTTCACCAAGCGTCTTCTTCAATTCACTCAAACCTGAGCGCAAAGCTGGTGCGAGTTTTTCACCCTTTGCCACATCAGGCGTGAAGAAAAACATCGGAAGAATAAATACAAAATACCAGAGAGCAGAAATCGGTCCGGCTATGCGTCCGTCTTCGCCTTTCACTGGATCAAGCCCAAACAGCGGATTAATGCCAATGATTGTTTTTCCTGTTTCAGGTGACGCAGCCAGACAGAAAACGATGAAAATCAGCACCGTCATGCCACCAAGATAGCCAAGCCCCCAAGCAATATTCGACACCCGGCCAATATCTTTTTGCGGAACAAGCCGCGGCATCATGGAATCATTAAAGACAATCGAGAACTCTGCCGCAATCATCGCCAACGCAAATGCAAACAGCACCCAATAAATATTTGCACCCGGAACAGCGAACCACAGCGTAGCAAGCGCTGTAATCTTGATAATCGCAAAGAACGCTATCCATGGTTTTCGCGGTCCTGTTCTGTCAGACACAGCTCCGAGGATTGGCGACAGGATCGCAACCGCAAGCCCTGCTGCTGCAAAGCCATAGCCCCATGCGATCTGCCCAGCCTCTGGGCTCTCTGCCATGCGGGAAATGAAATAAGGACCAAAAATAAACGTCGTGACGACTGTAAAAAACGGCTGCGCCGCCCAGTCAAAAAATATCCAACCCCACACACCGCGGCGCGAAGAATAGCTGTCTTTCGGCATTGCATGTTCCGTCATTTTCGCGCCCATCCCCCGTGAAGCGCTGCGAACTTACACCGCTCGCTTTCACACCACAACAATGCAAAAAGGGCAGCCGAAGCTGCCCTTTTCATTTCCAATGGAATGCATTCTATTGTGCCAAATCTGACATCAACCCCGCTGCAACCGCGAGACGCGAGACGGTGAGATCACCGCCCTCGGTCAATGCGACCATACGATTTCGGATCTGATCGATACGGACAGCATCTTCTGCAAACCATGCAGCCGCTGCGTCTTTGTCCTTGCCGTATTTCTTGAGTGCCGCAATTGTAATGCCACGAGCAGCCTGCGTGATCGTATCGCTCGCACGCGACAAGGCCAGACCATCATAATAATCGGTGACTGGAATGGTGCGTGCTGCTTCTTCAATACGGCCAATACGGAACGCTTGCGACACACCAAAATAGGCCTTTGCGGTTGCAACAAGATCGGCAGAAGCCAAATGTGCAATCAGCGCAATGTCCGGCATGATGCCTGCAAGCTGAAGATTGGCCAGACGCTGAGCAAGCTTCTCTGGCGCACCCTTTTCAACAAAGGCCGCCTTGTCAGACTGAACCGCCTCAATGAGGTAATCAGGCATCAAACCATCAAAGCGTGGCTCAAGCGCTGCGCGAGCAGTGGTGATCGTGCTCACCAGTTCGGTCAAGTTTGCACGCGTTGTGTCATTGCGCAGCACCCATGCTGTCGTTGCAAGCAGCATTTCGCCAACCAGATGATAGAACTGGTTCTGCACATCACCCGCCACCTTGTTATCGAGCGCATCAATGGCGTCATAGATCGCGTCGATCTCAAAGCCATCACGCACTGCAACATAGGCGCGAACAATATCGGCAGGCGCCTTGCCTGTCGTATCGGCCAGACGGCTGATGAAGGTGATGCCGCCGCGATTGATCACATCATTAGCCAGCAAAGTAGCCACGATTTCGCGCTTCAAACGGTGGTTTGAAATTTCCTCCGCATATGTTTTGACCATGCGCTTCGGGAAATAACCAAACAGCAACTGCTCGAAATATGGCTCATCAGGCAACTTGCTTGCAACCAGATCATCCGACAACGACAACTTGGCATAAGCGAGCAGAACGGCGAGTTCTGGACGCGTCAGCGGCTGGCCTGATTTCTGACGATCATTGAGCACCGCATCCGAAGGCAGATATTCGACCTTACGATCCAAAAGTTTGCGGGCTTCGAGCTCAGCCATGAAACGTGCCTGATAAGGCAGCTCCGTGAGCCCCTGACGTTCACTCAGAGACAAAGCGAGCGGCTGGAGATAGTTGTTGCGCAGCACCAGTTCCGACACATCGTCAGTCATGCTCACCAGCAGCTTGTCGCGTGCTGGACGCTTTAGCTTGCCCGAACGCATAGCAGCAGCCAGTGCAATCTTGATGTTAACCTCAACGTCGGAGCAATTGACGCCTGCAGAATTGTCGATAGCATCAGTATTGTTGCGACCACCTGTGAGCGCATATTCAATACGCCCGCGCTGCGTCAGCCCAAGATTTGCACCTTCACCAATTACCCGTGCGCGCACTTCCGAACCCGTGATGCGGATCGCATCATTGGCACGATCACCGACCTGTGCATCGGTCTCAGCGGTTGAGCGAATATAAGTGCCGATACCACCGAACCACAGAAGATCAACCTGCGCTTTCAGGATCGCCGTCATGATTTCTTGTGGTGAAGCAGTGGTTTTTCCAAGGCCGATGGCCTTTGCTGCTTCCGCTGAAAGCGTAATTGTCTTCTGACTACGGCTATAGACGCCACCACCTTCCGACAGCTTCGAGCGATCATAATCCTGCCAGCTCGAACGCGGCAGATCAAACAGACGCTTGCGCTCTGCAAAACCGTGAGCAGGAACCGGATTTGGATCGATGAAGATGTCACGATGATCGAAGGCTGCAACCAGCCTGATCTGCTCCGACAACAACATACCATTGCCGAAGACATCGCCCGACATATCACCAACACCAGCAACCGTAAAAGGCTCGGTCTGGATGTCTGTGTTGAGTTCACGGAAATGCCGCTTCACAGCCTCCCACGCACCGCGCGCGGTAATGCCCATGCCCTTGTGATCATAACCGGCAGAACCGCCCGATGCGAAAGCATCATCAAGCCAGAAGTCATGCGCCTGGCTGATCGCATTCGCCGTATCGGAGAATGTCGCAGTGCCCTTGTCGGCAGCCACCACGAAATATGGGTCATCCTTATCGTGACGAACAACATCAACAGGCGGCACAACATCATTGTCGTGAATATTGTCGGTGACGGAAAGAAGCGTCGAGATGAAAACCTTGTAAGCATCACGACCGGCTTCAAACACCGCATTGCGATCGCCGCCAACCGGCAAACGCTTCGGATAGAAGCCACCCTTGGCACCAACCGGCACAATCACCGCATTCTTGACCTGTTGCGCCTTGACCAGTCCCAGAACTTCTGTGCGGTAATCCTGTGCGCGGTCCGACCAGCGCAGGCCACCACGTGCAACAGCGCCAAAGCGTAAGTGCACGCCTTCCACTTCAGGCCCATAGACGAAGATTTCGCGATAAGGGCGTGGATCTGGCAGACCCTCCACAAGCCGCGGATTGAGCTTAAACGCGAATGTTACGCGTGGATTGCCGTCTGCGTCAGGCTGATAGGCATTGGTACGCAGCGTTGCTTCGATCAGATTGCGGAAACGACGCAAAATCTGATCGTCATCAATGCTGGGTACGCCAAGAAGAGCGGTTTCAATCCCGTCCACCAGCTTGGTTTCCGCCGCTTCACGACGCTTAGCCGATGGGTTGAAGCGCAGATCAAACAGCGAATAGAGGTCGTTCGCAATTTCTGGATAGCGATTGAGCGCCGCCGCAATGAAACCCTGCGAGTAAGCAATACCCGCCTGTTGCAGATAACGA
This genomic stretch from Brucella pseudogrignonensis harbors:
- the purH gene encoding bifunctional phosphoribosylaminoimidazolecarboxamide formyltransferase/IMP cyclohydrolase, whose product is MAVSSKHIPAPDLHRVRRALLSVSDKTGLIDFAKALHAHGVEILSTGGTAKSIAAEGIPVKDVSEVTGFPEIMDGRVKTLHPSVHGGLLAVRNDPEHVAAMEAHGIGGIDLAVINLYPFEEVRFKGGDYDTTVENIDIGGPAMIRASAKNHAYVATVVDPADYADVVTELEKNEGSLPISFRKKLAAKAFSRTAAYDAAISNWFAEAINDETPTYRSVAGKLHSVMRYGENPHQTAGFYLTGEQRPGVATATQLQGKQLSYNNINDTDAAFELVAEFDPARTAAVAIIKHANPCGVAEAATIKEAYLKALACDPVSAFGGIVALNKTLDEAAAEEIVKIFTEVIIAPDATEGAQAIVAAKKNLRLLVTGGLPDPRAKGIAAKTVAGGLLVQSRDNGNVDDLDLKVVTKRSPSEAELNDMKFAFRVGKHVKSNAIVYVKDGATVGIGAGQMSRVDSARIAARKAEDAAEAAGLAEPLTKGCVVASDAFFPFADGLLSAVQAGATAVIQPGGSMRDDEVIAAADEHGIAMVMTGMRHFRH
- the glpK gene encoding glycerol kinase GlpK, with translation MTQFVGSIDQGTTSSRFIIFDRNGNIVAMDQREHEQIYPKAGWVEHNANEIWRNTQHVIGETLKKAKLEASDIASVGITNQRETTLLWDRKTGAPLYNAIVWMDTRTDELVDHFVKDGGADRLRDKTGLPISTYFSGLKLRWILDNIPGAREKAEAGDALFGTMDSWLVWNLTGGTNGGIHITDVTNASRTQLMDLSTLKWDGEILQLFGIPAACLPEIRSSSEVYGEITLPALVSVKLAGILGDQQAALFGQACLEPGEAKNTYGTGCFMLMNTGEKLVPSTYGLLTTVAYQLGEQKPVYALEGSIAITGALVQWLRDNLGIIKASADIETLARTVEDNGDVYFVPAFSGLYAPHWEDSARGVIAGLTRFANKGHIARAALEASAYQVREVLEAMAKDSGVEITELRADGGMTINELLMQFQSDILNVPVVRPKIIETTSLGAAYAAGLAVGYWKSTNDIIENWQVGQRWHPKMTAKERTSLFNAWEKAVQRSLNWVD
- a CDS encoding MIP/aquaporin family protein; translation: MSNGFIGEFLGTMVLILLGDGVVANVLLAKSKGQNSGWIVITAGWGFAVLCGVMVGVAAGSAGHLNPAVTLAFFAAGSFPAANVAPYIAAQMLGAFAGAVLVYLAYLPHWKPTEDKGLKLGVFCTGPAIRNLPANCLAEIIGTFVLVFVVIAIGAKAVGATGVLGPLMVGLLVWALGVSLGGPTGYAINPARDLGPRIAHALLPIPGKGSSDWSYAWIPVAAPIIGGLLAITCAKAAGMM
- a CDS encoding NAD-glutamate dehydrogenase, whose product is MTAKQDRSSKVKGSKAAKEEKKGGKSKTLTAFSQLLFEWAPPEDLAAYDAAALDKSAQYGYEALESYRKGKSIISVDNSVERHGRPVSVITIVNDNMPFLLDSIMGELNDHVSQIFMVVHPVLDIEREKDGLTILGEASQLAPVKGIERVSLVQIHLPLLDKQAKSDLTAALKRVLGQVRSAVSDWKPMIKRLDVAIDDYKRVQKLTLDPAMPEAIAFLEWLRDDRFIFLGMRELTFKGKGDKRDLVADKETLGILNDGEVRVLRKDDDDKATPREITDFLDGNEPLIVTKANSLSLVHRRSYLDYVGVKIFGPNGEAIGELRVVGLFTSVAYTSSVAGIPFIRSKADTVIKHLGFNREDHSGKALINVLEEYPRDELFQIDTESLTANAEFILALGERPRVRAIPRLDRFGRFATVLVYIPRDRYDSVVREKIGRYLVDIYSGDSFEFHPVFLQNGLTRVQFVIRRHERSTPHVDRDALEEEVRSIVRTWDDAVRESADSADAKTIALASSFPQSYREIFTAPEALVDAQRIAGLSTEAPLFVDFYRYRTDGPDAVSLKIYHHGAPVVLSQRVPLLENMGFRVVSEQTIDLPLAGKDGAAVYVHDMQLVNAYGAPVDLSDDGEMLEDVFRTVWDGLADNDAYNALVQTARLNARQIMILRAYGRYLQQAGIAYSQGFIAAALNRYPEIANDLYSLFDLRFNPSAKRREAAETKLVDGIETALLGVPSIDDDQILRRFRNLIEATLRTNAYQPDADGNPRVTFAFKLNPRLVEGLPDPRPYREIFVYGPEVEGVHLRFGAVARGGLRWSDRAQDYRTEVLGLVKAQQVKNAVIVPVGAKGGFYPKRLPVGGDRNAVFEAGRDAYKVFISTLLSVTDNIHDNDVVPPVDVVRHDKDDPYFVVAADKGTATFSDTANAISQAHDFWLDDAFASGGSAGYDHKGMGITARGAWEAVKRHFRELNTDIQTEPFTVAGVGDMSGDVFGNGMLLSEQIRLVAAFDHRDIFIDPNPVPAHGFAERKRLFDLPRSSWQDYDRSKLSEGGGVYSRSQKTITLSAEAAKAIGLGKTTASPQEIMTAILKAQVDLLWFGGIGTYIRSTAETDAQVGDRANDAIRITGSEVRARVIGEGANLGLTQRGRIEYALTGGRNNTDAIDNSAGVNCSDVEVNIKIALAAAMRSGKLKRPARDKLLVSMTDDVSELVLRNNYLQPLALSLSERQGLTELPYQARFMAELEARKLLDRKVEYLPSDAVLNDRQKSGQPLTRPELAVLLAYAKLSLSDDLVASKLPDEPYFEQLLFGYFPKRMVKTYAEEISNHRLKREIVATLLANDVINRGGITFISRLADTTGKAPADIVRAYVAVRDGFEIDAIYDAIDALDNKVAGDVQNQFYHLVGEMLLATTAWVLRNDTTRANLTELVSTITTARAALEPRFDGLMPDYLIEAVQSDKAAFVEKGAPEKLAQRLANLQLAGIMPDIALIAHLASADLVATAKAYFGVSQAFRIGRIEEAARTIPVTDYYDGLALSRASDTITQAARGITIAALKKYGKDKDAAAAWFAEDAVRIDQIRNRMVALTEGGDLTVSRLAVAAGLMSDLAQ
- a CDS encoding MFS transporter, with the protein product MTEHAMPKDSYSSRRGVWGWIFFDWAAQPFFTVVTTFIFGPYFISRMAESPEAGQIAWGYGFAAAGLAVAILSPILGAVSDRTGPRKPWIAFFAIIKITALATLWFAVPGANIYWVLFAFALAMIAAEFSIVFNDSMMPRLVPQKDIGRVSNIAWGLGYLGGMTVLIFIVFCLAASPETGKTIIGINPLFGLDPVKGEDGRIAGPISALWYFVFILPMFFFTPDVAKGEKLAPALRSGLSELKKTLGEVRRRPGIVRFLIARMVYQDGVNALLALGAGYAAVLFSWSITEIGLFGMILNVMAIFSCLIASKLDTRVGSKVVVLGSIVLLFIASLGIVSTGHDYTMFGLISFAPTDAKGLFATPAEHAYLIYGLMIGAAFGPVQASSRSWFARSIKPEESGRYFGIYALAGRATSFIGPFLVATVTALSGSAALGMSVLVVLFGAGFLLAKATPYPAEHV